One Deinococcus grandis DNA window includes the following coding sequences:
- a CDS encoding NAD(P)/FAD-dependent oxidoreductase, with the protein MKTLILGAGYSGLAVATKMKPAPGLEALMVEQNAYHTFETRLHEAAAHNTPVTLPLAPLLRGTGVNLEKAQVEAVNLDEREVKLKDGRVLTYDTLVVGLGSVTNFYRIPGLAENASELKQLSDADEIFNFVNRAYTTEYQGNRDIVVGGAGLTGVELVTELAQRAQLLTKERGLPPFNIYLVEAGPKILPILDDALRAKAQKTLEEYGIHILVGHRITQATADTVTVQTASGEQKTIGAGKIIWTGGIQARDIVSGSKLEKGPGGRIAVDDKLRAKGYPEVFVIGDMGLALNQEGKPVPTTAQHAGQQGRLTGKNIMRLVRGEEPESYEPTTLGEFVSLGGLMAVGWMKLPWNQKLAITGGIAHVMKRASEWRWRISID; encoded by the coding sequence ATGAAGACCCTCATCCTCGGTGCTGGTTACTCCGGCCTTGCCGTCGCCACCAAAATGAAGCCCGCCCCCGGCCTCGAAGCCCTGATGGTGGAGCAGAACGCCTACCACACCTTCGAAACCCGCCTGCACGAAGCGGCCGCCCACAACACCCCCGTCACGCTGCCCCTGGCTCCTTTGCTGCGCGGCACCGGCGTGAACCTCGAAAAGGCGCAGGTCGAAGCCGTCAACCTCGACGAGCGTGAAGTCAAGCTCAAAGACGGCCGCGTCCTCACCTACGACACCCTCGTCGTGGGCCTGGGCAGCGTCACCAACTTCTACCGCATCCCCGGCCTGGCCGAGAACGCCTCCGAACTCAAGCAGCTCAGCGACGCCGACGAGATCTTCAACTTCGTCAACCGCGCCTATACCACCGAGTACCAGGGCAACCGCGACATCGTCGTGGGCGGCGCGGGCCTCACCGGCGTGGAACTCGTCACCGAACTCGCCCAGCGCGCCCAGCTCCTGACCAAGGAACGCGGCCTGCCCCCCTTCAACATCTACCTCGTGGAAGCCGGCCCCAAGATCCTCCCGATCCTCGACGACGCCCTGCGCGCCAAGGCCCAGAAGACCCTCGAGGAATACGGCATTCACATCCTCGTCGGGCACCGCATCACGCAGGCCACCGCCGACACCGTCACCGTGCAGACCGCCAGCGGCGAGCAGAAGACCATCGGCGCCGGGAAGATCATCTGGACCGGCGGCATCCAGGCCCGCGACATCGTCAGCGGCAGCAAACTGGAAAAAGGCCCCGGCGGCCGCATCGCCGTGGACGACAAGCTGCGCGCCAAGGGCTACCCCGAAGTGTTCGTGATCGGCGACATGGGCCTCGCGCTGAACCAGGAAGGCAAACCCGTGCCCACCACCGCCCAGCACGCCGGGCAGCAGGGCCGCCTGACCGGGAAGAACATCATGCGCCTCGTGCGCGGCGAGGAACCCGAGTCCTACGAGCCCACCACCCTGGGCGAATTCGTCAGCCTGGGCGGCCTGATGGCCGTCGGCTGGATGAAACTCCCCTGGAACCAGAAGCTCGCCATCACCGGCGGCATCGCGCACGTCATGAAACGCGCGAGCGAATGGCGCTGGCGCATCAGCATCGACTGA
- a CDS encoding PadR family transcriptional regulator codes for MNPDLLRGNLDLILLTLLEQHPLYGFAIIQAARDRTGGYFDFKEGSLYPALHRLEAEGLLAAQHGETGRNGKPRKYYAITDRGRDTLNAKRQEFAAFTGAVRSLGGTGA; via the coding sequence ATGAACCCAGACCTGCTGCGCGGCAACCTCGACCTGATCCTCCTGACCCTCCTCGAACAGCACCCCCTGTACGGCTTCGCGATCATCCAGGCCGCCCGCGACCGCACCGGCGGGTACTTCGACTTCAAGGAAGGCAGCCTCTACCCCGCCCTGCACCGCCTGGAAGCCGAAGGCCTCCTCGCCGCGCAGCACGGCGAAACCGGCCGCAACGGCAAACCCCGCAAGTACTACGCCATCACCGACCGGGGCCGCGACACCCTGAACGCCAAACGCCAGGAATTCGCCGCCTTCACCGGCGCCGTCCGCAGCCTCGGCGGGACCGGCGCGTGA
- a CDS encoding permease prefix domain 1-containing protein: MTTAAHTTPRALTAYLTRATWGLPEARRQELWDELEEHILTRTDHLILSGLTPTQATAQAIRELGPPARVTLGMAKVYTMPKLILAAGTLALGISAGLYALAGGSTTSTTLTVVRQAPVKPSCVRGTKPSGDNITIVSETGGVTCYTFNDNEVNKGVFLKGTDVTRALDAQGVTLSRDGRSLALGGTSVNARFTRDGAAFFDASSVIDLLTQTRSVRFSGYTSPRVQVGDATLLLNAGPEDIGAAFYNASNSVFLSALVGQPVWGSYFVGTKTGPEHLISTGLKTGEAVMLVTSRGGTNFMVDTGKVDAQDRLSVHSRDRQLRFVSSLDQLGPYLSGGRRSALLVRITNLPLNNLKSGIFVPAQATSDAR, translated from the coding sequence GTGACCACCGCCGCCCACACCACCCCCCGTGCTCTGACCGCGTACCTGACCCGCGCCACCTGGGGTCTGCCCGAAGCGCGCCGCCAGGAACTCTGGGACGAACTCGAAGAACACATCCTGACCCGCACCGACCACCTGATCCTCAGCGGCCTCACCCCCACTCAGGCCACCGCCCAGGCCATCCGTGAACTCGGGCCACCCGCCCGCGTCACCCTGGGCATGGCGAAGGTGTACACCATGCCGAAACTCATCCTGGCCGCCGGAACCCTCGCCCTCGGCATCAGCGCCGGACTCTACGCCCTCGCGGGCGGCAGCACAACCAGCACGACCCTCACCGTCGTCCGGCAGGCACCCGTCAAGCCGAGCTGCGTGCGCGGCACCAAGCCCTCCGGAGACAACATCACCATCGTCAGCGAGACAGGCGGCGTCACCTGTTACACCTTCAATGACAACGAGGTGAATAAGGGCGTCTTCCTGAAAGGCACCGACGTCACCCGGGCCCTGGATGCCCAGGGGGTCACGCTCAGCCGGGACGGCCGGTCACTGGCCCTGGGTGGCACTTCAGTCAACGCGCGATTTACCCGTGACGGCGCGGCCTTCTTCGACGCCAGCAGTGTCATCGACCTGCTGACTCAGACCCGTTCCGTACGGTTCAGCGGGTACACCTCTCCCCGCGTGCAGGTGGGCGACGCCACCCTCCTGCTGAACGCGGGCCCGGAGGACATCGGCGCCGCGTTCTACAACGCCAGCAACAGCGTGTTCCTGTCCGCGCTGGTCGGCCAGCCCGTCTGGGGCAGCTACTTTGTCGGGACGAAGACCGGCCCTGAGCACCTGATCTCGACGGGACTCAAGACGGGCGAGGCCGTCATGCTCGTCACCAGTCGCGGCGGTACGAACTTCATGGTGGACACGGGCAAGGTGGACGCCCAGGATCGGCTGAGCGTCCACAGTCGGGACCGGCAACTGCGGTTCGTCTCTAGCCTCGATCAGCTCGGGCCGTACCTGTCCGGGGGCCGCCGCAGCGCCCTGCTCGTGCGGATCACGAACCTGCCTCTGAACAACCTCAAATCCGGCATCTTCGTGCCCGCCCAGGCGACGTCCGACGCCCGTTAA
- a CDS encoding TlpA family protein disulfide reductase — protein MEWPAPTDFVHGDPVPPPQAWTRPGLVMTFNLECPGCVSRGIPFLKRLHAEFGDAVHLLAVHTSHGHRTLPREDVEPTLKKFAQDYAKLPFPVALDLTGTLARHWHTEGTPHWLAFAPGGDLIRSVYGSQDNAQTRLQYLLEEWTGRTGEEQA, from the coding sequence ATGGAATGGCCCGCCCCCACCGACTTCGTCCACGGCGACCCCGTCCCCCCACCCCAGGCGTGGACGCGGCCCGGTCTCGTCATGACCTTCAACCTCGAATGCCCCGGCTGCGTCTCCCGCGGCATCCCCTTCCTCAAACGCCTGCACGCCGAATTCGGCGACGCCGTCCACCTCCTCGCCGTGCACACCAGCCACGGCCACCGAACACTCCCCAGAGAGGACGTCGAACCCACCCTGAAAAAATTCGCGCAGGACTACGCGAAACTCCCGTTCCCCGTTGCCCTCGACCTCACCGGCACCCTCGCCCGACACTGGCACACCGAAGGCACCCCCCACTGGCTCGCCTTCGCGCCCGGCGGCGACCTCATCCGCAGCGTGTACGGCAGCCAGGACAACGCCCAGACCAGACTCCAGTACCTCCTGGAAGAATGGACCGGGCGCACCGGAGAAGAACAGGCTTAA
- a CDS encoding ABC transporter substrate-binding protein: protein MKRFVMIAAVLGVAVAGVSQAATVAEVKKKGVLVLGTDPTFAPFEFKGPDGTIQGFEIDLARAVAKDLGVRLEIRAVGFGALMPQAVTSGRVDMAISAITITPERAKVVSFSQPYFRSAQVFIVRAGNPGKFAWPASVKGKVIGVQGNTTGQFVANDTLKPRGATLKVYDDFAAGLADVRAGRIAALVGDAPTVDDLKKRLPGQFEQAGKDLAAEDYGMVFKKGSDLAAAANRTLARLKASGEYQNLLKKWIVQK from the coding sequence ATGAAGCGTTTCGTGATGATTGCGGCGGTGCTGGGCGTGGCGGTGGCGGGCGTGTCGCAGGCGGCGACGGTGGCCGAGGTGAAGAAGAAGGGCGTGCTGGTGCTGGGCACGGACCCGACGTTCGCGCCGTTCGAGTTCAAGGGTCCGGACGGAACGATTCAGGGTTTCGAGATTGATCTTGCACGGGCGGTGGCGAAGGATCTGGGCGTGCGGCTGGAGATCCGCGCGGTGGGGTTCGGGGCGTTGATGCCGCAGGCGGTCACGTCGGGCCGGGTGGACATGGCGATCAGTGCGATCACAATCACGCCGGAGCGGGCGAAGGTGGTGTCGTTCAGCCAGCCGTACTTCCGGTCGGCGCAGGTGTTCATCGTGCGGGCGGGGAATCCCGGGAAGTTCGCGTGGCCCGCGAGCGTGAAGGGCAAGGTGATCGGTGTGCAGGGGAACACGACGGGGCAGTTCGTGGCGAACGACACGCTCAAACCCAGGGGCGCGACGCTGAAGGTGTATGACGATTTCGCGGCGGGACTGGCGGACGTGCGGGCCGGGCGGATCGCGGCGCTGGTCGGGGACGCGCCGACGGTGGATGACCTGAAGAAGCGACTGCCGGGGCAGTTCGAGCAGGCCGGGAAGGACCTGGCGGCCGAGGATTACGGCATGGTGTTCAAAAAGGGGAGTGATCTCGCGGCGGCCGCGAACAGGACACTGGCACGCCTGAAGGCCAGCGGAGAGTACCAGAACCTGCTGAAGAAGTGGATCGTGCAGAAGTAA
- a CDS encoding amino acid ABC transporter permease: protein MTEVLEGFRTVLSGEYPRLLLSGLGLTLAVSVCALLVSVLVGTALGAARVLRVPVLGRLGDAYVTVVRGIPLIVLLSVVYYGLPTLGVTLPDFPAAVLALGLYSAAYTSEIVRGGISSVPAGQAEAARSLGLSRGQALRFVVLPQAWRVALPALGNEFISLILGSSLASAVTLQELFSQGRYITNATYRQFEVYAVLALVYFLLTFVLSRLVRALEARLSRGVTLPERRVI, encoded by the coding sequence GTGACAGAGGTTCTGGAGGGCTTCCGGACGGTGCTGTCCGGTGAGTACCCGCGTCTGCTGCTGTCGGGTCTGGGCCTGACGCTGGCGGTCAGCGTGTGCGCGCTGCTGGTGTCGGTGCTGGTCGGCACGGCGCTGGGGGCGGCGCGGGTGCTGCGCGTGCCGGTGCTGGGGCGGCTGGGGGACGCGTACGTGACGGTGGTGCGGGGCATTCCACTGATCGTGCTGCTGTCGGTGGTGTACTACGGCCTGCCGACGCTGGGCGTGACCCTGCCGGATTTTCCGGCGGCGGTGCTGGCCCTGGGTCTGTACTCGGCGGCGTACACGAGTGAGATCGTGCGCGGCGGGATCAGCAGTGTTCCGGCGGGGCAGGCGGAGGCGGCGCGCAGTCTGGGGCTCAGCCGGGGGCAGGCGCTGCGGTTCGTGGTGCTGCCGCAGGCGTGGCGGGTGGCGCTGCCCGCGCTGGGCAATGAGTTCATCAGCCTGATCCTGGGCAGCAGTCTGGCGAGCGCGGTGACCTTGCAGGAACTGTTCAGTCAGGGGCGGTACATCACGAACGCCACGTACCGGCAGTTCGAGGTCTACGCCGTGCTGGCGCTGGTGTACTTCCTGCTGACGTTCGTGCTGTCGCGGCTGGTGCGCGCGCTGGAGGCGCGTCTGAGTCGGGGCGTGACACTGCCGGAACGGCGCGTGATCTGA
- a CDS encoding helix-turn-helix transcriptional regulator, giving the protein MTPDEQPERVQSPVQRLFLLARLLRARPHTVAELAAAIGQPLAVTARDLRELEALEPGLRVLPGPPQGYVIGTPELDGAARLTLLRGLDALAARGNEPAASLAPLRAALADALPAHVRAALPTTGTARPAASDLALRAVTQAWLACRPIRFQEWQPGKRRAARLHPLRIEAHPVSGDLLVVGRDPDHAGEVRTYRLIRIPFISLTDRNATDLSTPRPESVSLPLAPLGLNGFVSHSIGVRMSRMLHVTPEAGTFTPDPLDPGQVPALPVTLLTTQAADSVTVTLRFTGEAAFRVLEGGHACLGEPSINPDGSVDAPLLVPHDAGGVPRSVLPWLLSWGPQVQVLGPDGVRAAWQRLTREAAEVAAQTPTRFVQHGAA; this is encoded by the coding sequence ATGACCCCCGACGAGCAGCCCGAGCGTGTCCAGAGCCCCGTCCAGCGCCTGTTCCTCCTGGCCCGCCTGCTGCGCGCCCGGCCGCACACCGTCGCGGAACTCGCGGCGGCCATCGGGCAGCCCCTGGCGGTCACGGCGCGCGACCTGCGCGAACTGGAGGCGCTGGAACCCGGGCTGCGCGTCCTGCCCGGCCCACCGCAGGGGTACGTGATCGGCACGCCGGAGCTGGACGGCGCGGCGCGACTGACCCTGCTGCGCGGCCTGGACGCCCTCGCGGCACGCGGAAACGAACCGGCCGCCAGCCTCGCCCCGCTGCGCGCCGCGCTGGCCGACGCGCTGCCCGCGCACGTCCGCGCGGCCCTGCCCACCACGGGCACGGCTCGCCCCGCCGCCTCCGACCTCGCGCTCCGCGCCGTGACGCAGGCTTGGCTGGCCTGCCGCCCCATCCGCTTCCAGGAATGGCAGCCCGGCAAGCGGCGCGCGGCGCGGCTGCACCCGCTGCGGATCGAGGCGCACCCGGTCAGCGGTGACCTGCTCGTCGTGGGCCGCGACCCCGACCACGCGGGCGAGGTCCGCACCTACCGCCTGATACGGATTCCGTTTATTTCGTTGACAGATCGGAACGCCACCGATCTGTCAACTCCACGTCCGGAATCCGTTTCTCTCCCACTCGCTCCGCTCGGATTGAACGGCTTTGTAAGCCATTCAATCGGAGTCCGTATGAGCCGCATGCTGCACGTCACGCCCGAGGCAGGCACCTTCACGCCCGACCCCCTCGACCCGGGGCAGGTGCCCGCGCTGCCCGTCACGCTGCTGACCACCCAGGCAGCGGACAGTGTGACGGTCACCCTGCGCTTCACGGGCGAGGCGGCATTCCGCGTGCTGGAAGGCGGCCACGCCTGCCTGGGCGAACCGAGCATCAACCCGGACGGCAGCGTGGACGCGCCCCTGCTCGTCCCGCACGACGCCGGGGGCGTGCCCCGCAGCGTCCTCCCGTGGCTGCTGTCCTGGGGGCCGCAGGTGCAGGTGCTCGGCCCGGACGGGGTGCGCGCCGCGTGGCAGCGCCTGACGCGCGAGGCCGCCGAGGTCGCCGCGCAGACCCCCACCCGTTTCGTGCAGCACGGCGCGGCGTGA
- a CDS encoding MerR family transcriptional regulator, which produces MTLTRREGLRCPSGGSTLDAKRWTVGEVAALTGVSVRTLHHYDEIGLLRPAERSDGNYRLYTPGDLARLRRVLTWRALGVPLAEVAGVLDAPPDLEREALRAHAGRLREDLRRAEHTLREVQARLKALEDGAEETIMNNEDVKAVFDGFDPTQYEAEARERWGETEAYRQSAARTARYSRADWARIRAEMDGITAAYVELMDAGVPATDVRAQGVAARHRAHISGAYYDASAQMMRGLAQMWVADERFTRNIDRARPGLAAYQSAAVIAWADAQDG; this is translated from the coding sequence TTGACCCTCACGCGGCGGGAGGGCCTACGCTGCCCCTCAGGAGGTTCCACCCTGGACGCGAAGCGCTGGACGGTGGGGGAGGTCGCGGCCCTGACGGGCGTCAGCGTCCGTACCCTGCACCATTACGACGAGATCGGGCTGCTGCGCCCCGCCGAGCGCAGCGACGGCAATTACCGCCTGTACACGCCGGGCGATCTGGCGCGGCTGCGGCGCGTGCTGACGTGGCGGGCGCTGGGCGTGCCGCTCGCCGAGGTGGCGGGGGTGCTGGACGCCCCGCCGGACCTGGAACGCGAGGCGCTGCGTGCCCACGCCGGGCGGCTGCGCGAGGACCTGCGCCGCGCCGAGCACACGTTGCGCGAGGTGCAGGCCCGCCTGAAGGCCCTGGAGGACGGGGCAGAGGAGACCATCATGAACAACGAGGACGTGAAGGCCGTGTTCGACGGCTTCGACCCCACGCAATACGAGGCGGAGGCCCGCGAACGCTGGGGCGAGACGGAGGCCTACCGCCAGAGCGCCGCGCGCACCGCCCGGTACAGCAGGGCGGACTGGGCGCGCATCCGCGCGGAGATGGACGGCATCACCGCCGCATACGTGGAGCTGATGGACGCGGGCGTGCCCGCCACGGACGTTCGGGCGCAGGGGGTCGCGGCGCGGCACCGCGCGCACATCAGCGGCGCGTACTACGACGCGTCGGCGCAGATGATGCGCGGCCTGGCGCAGATGTGGGTGGCGGACGAGCGGTTCACGCGCAACATCGACCGGGCACGCCCTGGACTGGCCGCGTACCAGAGTGCCGCCGTGATCGCCTGGGCCGACGCGCAGGACGGGTAA
- a CDS encoding AzlC family ABC transporter permease, giving the protein MTGQGRRFDWGAFGRGFRVMVPLWAGVVPFAVAYAVTARAGGLSVWETCLMSVTVFAGASQFAAAGQFVGGAVPGVAAVALVGTTFVLNARHVLYGLSLSRQVPLGRWQRAVAAQFLTDEAYGMVLVAGPRDPGGLSVGFLLGAELSLFAAWNAATLLGALAGGVLPDPDALGVGVIFPLAFLGLLVPLLVGRVAVLVAVVSGLGAWGLGRVLPGGLVVLLVGVGGALLGAPISTRRAEVRA; this is encoded by the coding sequence ATGACGGGTCAGGGGCGGAGGTTCGACTGGGGGGCGTTCGGGCGGGGCTTCAGGGTGATGGTGCCGCTGTGGGCGGGCGTGGTGCCGTTCGCGGTGGCGTACGCGGTGACGGCCCGCGCGGGGGGCCTGAGCGTGTGGGAGACGTGCCTGATGAGCGTGACGGTGTTCGCCGGGGCGAGTCAGTTCGCGGCGGCCGGGCAGTTCGTGGGTGGGGCCGTGCCGGGGGTGGCGGCGGTCGCGCTGGTGGGGACGACGTTCGTGCTGAACGCCCGGCACGTGCTGTACGGCCTGAGCCTGTCGCGGCAGGTGCCGCTGGGTCGGTGGCAGCGTGCCGTGGCGGCGCAGTTCCTGACGGACGAGGCGTACGGCATGGTGCTCGTGGCGGGCCCGCGTGATCCGGGCGGCCTGAGCGTGGGGTTCCTGCTGGGTGCGGAACTGAGCCTGTTCGCGGCGTGGAACGCGGCGACGCTGCTGGGCGCCCTGGCGGGCGGCGTACTGCCCGACCCGGACGCGCTGGGCGTGGGGGTGATCTTCCCGCTGGCGTTCCTGGGGTTGCTGGTGCCGCTGCTGGTGGGCCGCGTGGCGGTGCTGGTGGCGGTCGTATCGGGTCTGGGTGCGTGGGGGCTGGGACGGGTGCTGCCGGGCGGACTGGTCGTGCTGCTGGTCGGGGTGGGCGGGGCGCTGCTGGGCGCGCCGATCAGTACGCGGCGGGCGGAGGTCCGCGCGTGA
- a CDS encoding AzlD domain-containing protein — protein MSGWLVILLMWGVTYAARFVGLSLGRLELPPFWLAFLRFVPVSVFAALIVPDVLGSPEWARRLIGAAVGGALLWRTRNLALGIVGGFAAYWAARLLGA, from the coding sequence GTGAGCGGCTGGCTGGTCATCCTGCTCATGTGGGGCGTGACGTACGCGGCGCGCTTCGTGGGTCTCAGCCTGGGCCGCCTGGAGTTGCCGCCGTTCTGGCTGGCGTTCCTGCGCTTCGTGCCGGTCAGCGTGTTCGCGGCGCTGATCGTCCCGGACGTGCTGGGCAGCCCCGAGTGGGCGCGGCGGCTGATCGGGGCCGCGGTGGGCGGGGCGCTGCTGTGGCGCACCCGGAACCTCGCGCTGGGCATCGTGGGGGGCTTCGCGGCGTACTGGGCGGCGCGGCTGCTGGGCGCGTAG
- a CDS encoding PASTA domain-containing protein, with amino-acid sequence MTGQVGRVKVIDGKYEVLREVSVQGPVTLSEVRAAEGVTRQVAWFTVATPADRQAFHAYRTALRALSPAGLTDVVARPGAFYAVWQPVTGQPLEAALAHKGVPQDLVENVQALAASLAEHGYALEDAQVLVEAHEPRVAYLTPLLAPRSPEDIAARNAATLAPLKGARVKRRREPGAWLTFIPGLLLLGGATYVGAQAVQIYLNPPVRPVSSVVGQAAKDAARQLTGEGFRVEYTTGQAAGRAIGSVIRQDPAGSSTLPVGRLVTLTVNNPPAIEVPRLEEMTPDQARDALKGSAMTVGKIVKVDGTLTGTPEGRIVAQLPEPGSTAQQGQPVQLMVSTGIVGKKTFLPDVRGFQYEDARTYARDAGLVITKVTPQPSDQKEGTVLEQTPAAFKSVPVGSPVTLTVAAPRYSAPSRPAGSLPLPPPVVAPEPEPAPEPDPVTPDPQGAAPQEIPAVPAQDASPQVSAPAPRSVTLRYTFPSDLPQGTYTLAVRDDSGERALDLNADAGALAGKQISTVASVQGDAVFVIRRDGQDFALVTP; translated from the coding sequence ATGACGGGTCAGGTGGGCAGGGTGAAAGTCATTGACGGCAAGTACGAGGTGCTGCGGGAGGTGTCCGTGCAGGGCCCGGTCACGCTGTCCGAGGTCCGCGCGGCGGAGGGCGTCACGCGACAGGTGGCGTGGTTCACCGTGGCGACGCCCGCCGACCGGCAGGCCTTTCACGCGTACCGGACCGCGCTGCGCGCCCTGAGCCCGGCGGGCCTGACGGACGTCGTCGCGCGGCCCGGCGCGTTCTACGCGGTGTGGCAGCCCGTGACGGGTCAGCCGCTGGAGGCGGCGCTGGCGCACAAGGGCGTCCCGCAGGACCTCGTGGAGAACGTGCAGGCGCTCGCGGCCTCTCTGGCCGAGCACGGGTACGCGCTGGAGGACGCGCAGGTCCTCGTGGAGGCCCACGAGCCGCGCGTCGCGTACCTGACGCCCCTGCTGGCGCCGCGCAGCCCCGAGGACATCGCGGCGCGCAACGCGGCGACCCTCGCCCCGCTGAAGGGCGCGCGCGTGAAACGCCGCCGCGAGCCGGGCGCGTGGCTGACGTTCATTCCGGGCCTGCTGCTGCTGGGCGGCGCGACGTACGTGGGCGCGCAGGCCGTGCAGATCTACCTGAACCCGCCGGTACGGCCCGTGAGCAGCGTGGTGGGTCAGGCGGCGAAGGACGCGGCGCGGCAGCTGACCGGCGAGGGGTTCCGCGTGGAGTACACGACCGGGCAGGCGGCGGGCCGCGCGATCGGGTCGGTCATCCGGCAGGACCCGGCGGGCAGTTCGACGCTGCCGGTGGGGCGGCTGGTGACGCTGACCGTGAACAACCCCCCGGCGATCGAGGTGCCGCGCCTGGAGGAGATGACGCCCGACCAGGCGCGCGACGCGCTGAAGGGCAGCGCCATGACGGTCGGGAAGATCGTGAAGGTGGACGGCACCCTGACCGGCACGCCGGAGGGCCGGATCGTGGCGCAGCTGCCCGAGCCGGGCTCGACGGCGCAGCAGGGGCAGCCGGTGCAACTGATGGTCAGCACCGGGATCGTCGGGAAGAAGACCTTCCTGCCGGACGTGCGCGGCTTCCAGTACGAGGACGCCCGGACGTACGCGCGGGACGCGGGGCTGGTCATCACGAAGGTCACGCCGCAGCCCAGCGACCAGAAGGAGGGCACGGTGCTGGAGCAGACGCCCGCGGCGTTCAAGAGCGTGCCGGTCGGCAGTCCCGTGACCCTGACGGTCGCCGCGCCGCGGTACAGCGCGCCCAGCCGCCCGGCGGGCAGTCTGCCCCTGCCGCCGCCGGTCGTGGCGCCCGAACCGGAACCGGCGCCCGAACCGGACCCGGTCACGCCGGACCCGCAGGGCGCGGCGCCGCAGGAGATCCCGGCGGTGCCCGCGCAGGACGCGTCGCCGCAGGTGTCGGCGCCCGCCCCGCGCAGCGTGACGTTGCGGTACACGTTCCCCAGCGACCTGCCGCAGGGGACGTACACGCTGGCGGTGCGGGACGACAGTGGCGAGCGCGCACTGGACCTGAACGCGGACGCCGGGGCGCTGGCCGGGAAGCAGATCAGCACGGTGGCGAGCGTGCAGGGGGACGCGGTGTTCGTGATCCGGCGGGACGGGCAGGACTTCGCGCTCGTCACGCCCTGA
- a CDS encoding cysteine desulfurase family protein: MIYLDYAATHPMTPEALAAYAQAAALPGNPASVHAAGQAARERLEEGRARVASAFGVDPRTLIANGGGTEGDNHVLLGITRAWQDRHSQPGHLITTPSEHSAVLAPARALAAQGWAVTFLTPDRFGRYDPAELADALREDTALVSIHHANNEVGAVQDTPALAALAAARGVPYHTDAVQAPGVLPVDLTGWGVTFATFSAHKWGGPRGVGFLYVRRGAELPPVTLGGGQEGGVRPGTQDTAGVYAAGVALTHAAAAQPATLAHLGALREQFMREVAGIPDLSVNHAPDSSPKVVNVTVGGADGEALLMNLDMLGVAASAGSACSAGTMQPSHVLTALGLDEAQARASLRFSFGAATTPAEVSAAAQALTQAATWSRA; encoded by the coding sequence ATGATCTACCTGGATTACGCGGCGACGCACCCCATGACCCCGGAGGCCCTGGCGGCTTACGCGCAGGCGGCGGCGCTGCCGGGCAACCCGGCCAGCGTGCACGCGGCGGGTCAGGCGGCCCGCGAGCGGCTGGAGGAAGGCCGCGCGCGGGTGGCCTCGGCGTTCGGGGTGGACCCGCGCACACTGATCGCCAACGGTGGCGGCACGGAAGGCGACAATCACGTGCTGCTGGGCATCACGCGCGCGTGGCAGGACCGCCACAGCCAGCCCGGGCACCTGATCACCACGCCGAGCGAGCACTCGGCGGTGCTGGCCCCCGCGCGGGCCCTGGCGGCGCAGGGCTGGGCGGTCACGTTCCTGACCCCGGACCGCTTCGGGCGCTACGACCCGGCAGAGCTCGCGGACGCGCTGCGGGAGGACACGGCACTGGTGTCCATCCATCACGCGAACAACGAGGTGGGCGCCGTGCAGGACACGCCCGCACTGGCGGCCCTGGCGGCGGCGCGGGGCGTGCCGTACCACACGGACGCCGTGCAGGCGCCGGGCGTGCTGCCGGTGGACCTGACGGGCTGGGGCGTGACGTTCGCGACGTTCAGCGCGCACAAGTGGGGCGGCCCGCGCGGCGTGGGCTTCCTGTACGTCCGCCGCGGCGCCGAGCTGCCCCCCGTGACACTGGGCGGCGGGCAGGAGGGCGGCGTGCGCCCCGGCACGCAGGACACCGCCGGGGTGTACGCGGCGGGCGTGGCCCTGACCCACGCGGCAGCGGCGCAGCCCGCGACCCTGGCGCACCTGGGCGCCCTGCGCGAGCAGTTCATGCGGGAGGTCGCGGGCATCCCGGACCTGAGCGTGAATCACGCGCCGGACAGCAGCCCGAAGGTCGTGAACGTCACCGTGGGCGGCGCGGACGGCGAGGCGCTGCTCATGAACCTCGACATGCTGGGCGTCGCGGCCAGCGCCGGGAGCGCGTGCAGCGCGGGCACCATGCAACCCAGCCACGTCCTGACCGCCCTGGGGCTGGACGAGGCGCAGGCCCGCGCATCCCTGCGCTTCAGTTTCGGCGCGGCCACCACGCCCGCCGAGGTCAGCGCGGCGGCCCAGGCCCTCACGCAGGCCGCCACCTGGAGCCGCGCCTAG